One genomic region from Yarrowia lipolytica chromosome 1C, complete sequence encodes:
- a CDS encoding uncharacterized protein (Compare to YALI0C19019g, no similarity), with amino-acid sequence MAHKFSINKHDPFNKMMSSFSSKHDGPIDLQGCVTYLKIQLNRLGALAQYYDVVHLQYDQMPEPARTELGSIARKIMILGQHLVNVLGPDHPLTEELCNMIHMVGPRVMCL; translated from the coding sequence ATGGCTCACAAGTTTTCTATCAACAAGCACGATCCCTTCAACAAGATGATGTCAAGCTTCTCCAGTAAACATGACGGCCCAATCGACCTCCAAGGCTGTGTCACCTACCTCAAAATCCAGCTAAACAGGCTGGGAGCCCTGGCACAATACTACGACGTGGTTCACTTGCAGTACGACCAAATGCCCGAGCCTGCCCGAACTGAGCTGGGCTCTATTGCCCGGAAGATTATGATCCTTGGCCAGCATCTGGTGAACGTGCTGGGTCCTGATCATCCTCTGACCGAAGAGCTCTGTAACATGATTCACATGGTTGGACCGAGAGTTATGTGTCTGTGA
- a CDS encoding uncharacterized protein (Compare to YALI0C19041g, highly similar to uniprot|P25374 Saccharomyces cerevisiae YCL017c NFS1 regulates Iron-Sulfur cluster proteins cellular Iron uptake and Iron distribution, similar to Saccharomyces cerevisiae NFS1 (YCL017C); ancestral locus Anc_1.403) — protein MTLRLAFRSVGRAMATRTAYPSLARSLATHAPSTETFTASAPEGSLVAKAVEAVQNAPAGDERPIYLDMQATTPTDPRVLDVMLNYYTDMYGNPHSRTHSYGWETDTAVEKAREEIAALIGADPKEIIFTSGATESNNMVIKGIARFYKGRKRHIITTQTEHKCILDSCRYLQDEGFEVTYLPVLSSGLIDMKQLEAAIRPDTALVSIMAVNNEIGVIQPIAEIGALCRSKKVFFHTDAAQAVGKIPIDVNADKIDVMSISGHKLYGPMGIGACYVRRRPRVRLEPIITGGGQERGLRSGTLAAPLVAGFGEAARLCRQEMPYDTAHIKKLSDKLKNGLLAMEHTSLNGDAEHHYPGCVNISFAYVEGESLLMALKDIALSSGSACTSASLEPSYVLRALGADDALAHSSIRFGIGRFTTEAEVDYVLKAVQERVNFLRELSPLWEMVQEGIDLDSIEWSQH, from the coding sequence ATGACCCTCCGACTTGCGTTTCGAAGCGTGGGCCGTGCAATGGCCACCAGGACCGCGTACCCCTCGCTGGCCCGATCCCTGGCCACCCACGCGCCCTCCACAGAGACCTTCACCGCTTCTGCGCCTGAGGGATCTCTGGTGGCCAAGGCCGTCGAGGCTGTCCAGAACGCTCCTGCCGGCGATGAGCGACCCATCTACCTGGACATGCAGGCCACTACCCCCACGGACCCCCGTGTGCTGGACGTGATGCTCAACTACTATACGGACATGTATGGCAACCCCCATTCGCGAACACACTCGTACGGATGGGAGACCGACACCGCTGTCGAAAAGGCGCGAGAGGAGATTGCCGCCCTAATCGGAGccgaccccaaggagaTCATCTTCACCTCCGGCGCCACCGAGTCCAACAACATGGTCATCAAGGGTATTGCCCGGTTCTACAAGGGCCGAAAGCGacacatcatcaccacccaGACCGAGCACAAGTGCATTCTGGACTCGTGCCGATACCTGCAGGATGAGGGCTTCGAGGTCACTTACCTGCCCGTTCTGTCCTCCGGTCTCATTGACAtgaagcagctggaggccGCCATTCGACCCGACACTGCTCTGGTGTCCATCATGGCCGTCAACAACGAGATTGGTGTGATCCAGCCCATTGCTGAGATTGGCGCTCTGTGTCGATCCAAGAaggtcttcttccacaccGATGCTGCCCAGGCCGTCGGAAAGATCCCCATCGACGTCAACGCCGACAAGATTGATGTTATGAGCATAAGTGGACACAAGCTTTACGGCCCCATGGGTATCGGTGCCTGCTACGTGCGACGACGACCCCGAGTGCGTCTCGAGCCCATCATTACCGGTGGAGGTCAGGAGCGAGGTCTTCGATCTGGAACTCTGGCTGCCCCCCTCGTTGCTGGCTTTGGAGAGGCTGCCCGTCTGTGTCGACAGGAGATGCCCTACGACACCGCCCACATTAAGAAGCTGTctgacaagctcaagaacggTCTCCTGGCCATGGAGCACACTTCTCTGAACGGAGACGCTGAGCACCACTACCCCGGTTGTGTCAACATCTCTTTTGCTTACGTTGAGGGAGAGTCTCTGCTGatggctctcaaggacattgcTCTTTCTTCTGGATCCGCCTGCACCTCTGCCTCTCTCGAGCCCTCTTACGTGCTCCGGGCTCTTGGTGCCGATGACGCTCTTGCCCACTCCTCCATTCGATTTGGTATTGGTCGATTCACCACTGAGGCCGAGGTCGACTACGTGCTTAAGGCCGTGCAGGAGCGAGTCAACTTCCTGCGAGAGCTGTCTCCTCTGTGGGAGATGGTCCAGGAGGGTATTGATTTGGATTCTATTGAGTGGTCTCAGCATTAA